In the Cheilinus undulatus linkage group 19, ASM1832078v1, whole genome shotgun sequence genome, one interval contains:
- the LOC121527635 gene encoding enoyl-CoA delta isomerase 2-like codes for MAAVALRLSAPWRSVRLRSLARFSTSPSLSFTTMGSPLMGATVEQFEQAKGKLSTLKNDPGNEVKLQIYALFKQATQGPCNTPKPGMLDFVNKVKWDAWKSLGSISQVQPGPPGLDDTVGVGDMSNFYIDIPKQVVE; via the exons ATGGCCGCTGTAGCCCTCAGACTCTCCGCTCCCTGGCGCTCTGTCCGGTTAAGAAG CTTGGCCAGATTCTCCACCAGTCCCAGTCTGAGCTTCACCACCATGGGCTCTCCTCTGATGG GTGCGACGGTGGAGCAGTTCGAACAGGCCAAGGGTAAACTGTCGACGCTGAAGAACGACCCGGGGAACGAGGTCAAACTGCAGATCTACGCCCTCTTCAAACAG GCCACGCAGGGACCCTGTAACACCCCCAAACCAGGCATGCTGGACTTCGTCAACAAGGTCAAATGGGACGCCTGGAAGTCTCTGGGCTCCATATCACAGGTACAACCTGGACCTCCTGGACTGGACGACACTGTAGGGGTGGGCGATATGTCCAATTTTTATATTGATATTCCTAAACAAGTTGTAGAGTAA
- the LOC121527636 gene encoding extensin-like, with amino-acid sequence MDQGQSNSDMEAEALILPQYLPVPPQYLLSTPLYLPVPPSTSSLPPSTSSVPPSTSQYFPVPPSTSSVHPSASQYLPVPPHYHPVPPQYIPVPPSTSQYLPVPPNTSQYLLSTSQYLPIPPITSSVPPSTSQYLLRTSSVHPSTTSVPPQYLPVPHQYILVPPSTSQYLPLLPSTSSVHPSTSQYLLSTSQYLPVPPQYIPGPPNTSQYLLSTSQYLPLPPSTSQYLPVPPNTSQYLLITSQYFLSTSQYLPVPPQYLPVHPSTSHYLLSTSQYLPVPPSTSSVHPSTSQYLLSTSQYLPVPPQYIPVPPNISQDLLSTSQYLLSTPPFLPVPPQYIPVHPSTSQYLLSTSQYLLIHPSTSSVHPSTSQYLPVPPQYLPVPPQYITVPPQYILVHPSTSQYLPIPPSTSSVPPSTSSVPPSTSSVHPSTSQYLLITSQYLLSKSQYLPITPSTSSVPPSTSSVPPQYIPVPPSTSQYLISTSQYLIIPPQYLPVPPQYLPVPPQYIPVPPSTSSLPPIPPQYLPVPPQYLLSTSQYLPVPPSTSSVHPSTSSVHPSTSQYFPVPPQYLPVPPQYLPVPPQYLPVPPQYIPVPPNTSQYLLSTSQYLLSTSQYLPVPPSTSQYLPVPPSTSQYLPVPPSTSSVHPSTSQYLLSISQYLPVPPQYIPVPSSTSQYLPVPPQYNPVPPQYIPVPPNNSQYLLSTSQYLLSTSSVHPSTSQYLPVPPQYIPVPHQYILVPPSTSQYLPVLPSTSQYLLSTSQYLPVPPQYIPVPPSTSSVHPSTSSVLPSTSQYFPVPPSTSSVHPSTSQYLLITSQYLLSTSQYLPVPPQYLSVPPQYIPVTPSTSQYLLTVLRPLHTGSDYFVRIFCASKQKMELLLF; translated from the exons TACTTCCTCAGTACCTCCCAGTACCTCCTCAGTACCTCCTCAGTACACCCCTGTACCTCCCAGTACCTCCCAGTACCTCCTCATTACCTCCCAGTACTTCCTCAGTACCTCCCAGTACTTCCCAGTACTTCCCAGTACCTCCCAGTACCTCATCAGTTCATCCCAGTGCCTCCCAATACCTCCCAGTACCTCCTCATTACCACCCAGTACCTCCTCAGTACATCCCAGTGCCTCCCAGTACCTCCCAGTACCTCCCAGTACCTCCCAATACCTCCCAGTACCTCCTCAGTACCTCCCAGTACCTCCCAATACCTCCCATTACCTCCTCAGTACCTCCCAGTACCTCCCAGTACCTCCTCAGGACCTCCTCAGTACATCCCAGTACCACCTCAGTACCTCCTCAGTACCTCCCAGTACCTCATCAGTACATCCTAGTACCTCCCAGTACCTCCCAATACCTCCCATTACTTCCCAGTACCTCCTCAGTACATCCCAGTACCTCCCAGTACCTCCTCAGTACATCCCAGTATCTCCCAGTACCTCCTCAGTACATCCCAGGGCCTCCCAATACCTCCCAGTACCTCCTCAGTACCTCCCAGTACCTCCCACTACCTCCCAGTACCTCCCAATACCTCCCAGTACCTCCCAATACCTCCCAGTACCTCCTCATTACCTCCCAGTACTTCCTCAGTACCTCCCAATACCTCCCAGTACCTCCTCAGTACCTCCCAGTACATCCAAGTACCTCCCATTACCTCCTCAGTACCTCCCAGTACCTCCCAGTACCTCCCAGTACCTCCTCAGTACATCCCAGTACTTCCCAGTACCTCCTCAGTACATCCCAGTACCTCCCAGTACCTCCTCAGTACATCCCAGTACCTCCCAATATCTCCCAGGACCTCCTCAGTACCTCCCAGTACCTCCTCAGTACGCCCCCGTTCCTCCCAGTACCTCCTCAGTACATCCCAGTACATCCCAGTACCTCCCAGTACCTCCTCAGTACCTCCCAGTACCTCCTCA TACATCCCAGTACCTCCTCAGTACATCCCAGTACATCCCAGTACCTCCCAGTACCTCCTCAGTACCTCCCAGTACCTCCTCAGTACATCACAGTACCTCCTCAGTACATCCTAGTACATCCCAGTACCTCCCAGTACCTCCCAATACCTCCCAGTACCTCCTCAGTACCTCCCAGTACCTCCTCAGTACCTCCCAGTACCTCCTCAGTACATCCCAGTACCTCCCAGTACCTCCTCATTACCTCCCAGTACCTCCTCAGTAAATCCCAGTACCTCCCAATAACTCCCAGTACCTCCTCAGTACCTCCCAGTACCTCCTCAGTACCTCCTCAGTACATCCCAGTACCTCCCAGTACCTCCCAGTACCTCATCAGTACATCCCAGTACCTCATCA TACCTCCTCAGTACCTACCAGTACCTCCTCAGTACCTCCCAGTACCTCCTCAGTACATCCCAGTACCTCCCAGTACCTCCTCATTACCTCCCA TACCTCCTCAGTACCTCCCAGTACCTCCTCAGTACCTCCTCAGTACATCCCAGTACCTCCCAGTACCTCCCAGTACCTCCTCAGTACATCCCAGTACCTCATCAGTACATCCTAGTACCTCCCAGTACTTCCCAGTACCTCCTCAGTACCTCCCAGTACCTCCTCAGTACCTCCCAGTACCTCCTCAGTACCTCCCAGTACCTCCTCAGTACATCCCAGTACCTCCCAATACCTCCCAGTACCTCCTCAGTACCTCCCAGTACCTCCTCAGTACATCCCAGTACCTTCCAGTACCTCCCAGTACTTCCCAGTACCTCCCAGTACCTCCGAGTACTTCCCAGTACCTCCCAGTACCTCCGAGTACCTCCTCAGTACATCCCAGTACCTCCCAGTACCTCCTCAGTATATCCCAGTACCTTCCAGTACCTCCTCAGTATATCCCAGTACCTTCCAGTACCTCCCAATACCTCCCAGTACCTCCTCAGTACAACCCAGTACCTCCTCAGTACATCCCAGTACCTCCCAATAACTCCCAGTACCTCCTCAGTACATCCCAGTACCTCCTCAGTACCTCCTCAGTACATCCCAGTACCTCCCAGTACCTCCCAGTACCTCCTCAGTACATCCCAGTACCTCATCAGTACATCCTAGTACCTCCCAGTACTTCCCAGTACCTCCCAGTACTTCCCAGTACCTCCCAGTACCTCCTCAGTACATCCCAGTACCTCCCAGTACCTCCTCAGTACATCCCAGTACCTCCCAGTACCTCCTCAGTACATCCCAGTACCTCATCAGTACTTCCCAGTACCTCCCAGTACTTCCCAGTACCTCCCAGTACCTCCTCAGTACATCCCAGTACCTCTCAGTACCTCCTCATTACCTCCCAGTACCTCCTCAGTACATCCCAGTACCTCCCAGTACCTCCTCAGTACCTCTCAGTACCTCCTCAGTACATCCCAGTAACTCCCAGTACCTCTCAGTACCTCCTCACTgtcttaaggcctttgcacactgggtcgGATTATTTCGTCAGAATTTTTTGCGCGTCAAAACAGAAAATGGAGCTCCTGTTGTTCTAA